In the Pseudomonas sp. ADAK2 genome, one interval contains:
- a CDS encoding XdhC family protein gives MQHLDLQVVRRALELSVAGQRVWLCTVLATYGSAPRAPGSLLAVNADGQWIGSLSGGCVEEDFLERVAEGAFEEAVSVVRYGEGDDPRSRVSLPCGGVLDVLVEKLEPDCAVQAHLRELESALLGQRRLIREVDLGNGARAVFADSEQGVRIEREIDRVRVRIGAAQRLLLAGYSSVAQACAEFAVGLGFEVILCDPRDEVLNGVVLDGVEIRRQLPSVFIADGGCHSDTAVVALTHDPRIDDLAMMEAVRTDAFYIGVMGSMQTSQKRFERLRRIGGLGDAELARIHAPIGLNLGSKTPAEIALAVLADILRIRSGITRDRL, from the coding sequence ATGCAGCATCTCGATCTGCAAGTGGTGCGTCGGGCGCTGGAATTGTCGGTGGCGGGGCAGCGGGTGTGGTTGTGCACGGTGCTTGCCACTTATGGCTCGGCACCGCGGGCGCCGGGGTCGCTACTGGCGGTGAACGCGGACGGGCAGTGGATCGGCTCGCTGTCCGGTGGCTGCGTTGAGGAGGATTTCCTTGAGCGGGTCGCCGAAGGCGCGTTTGAAGAGGCAGTCAGCGTCGTGCGTTACGGCGAAGGCGACGACCCGCGTTCCCGAGTGAGCCTGCCCTGCGGCGGCGTGCTCGATGTGCTGGTGGAGAAGCTTGAACCGGATTGTGCGGTTCAGGCGCATCTGCGCGAGCTGGAATCGGCGTTGTTGGGTCAGCGTCGGTTGATTCGCGAGGTCGATCTGGGCAACGGTGCGCGCGCTGTGTTTGCGGACAGCGAGCAGGGTGTGCGCATCGAGCGTGAGATTGATCGGGTACGCGTGCGGATCGGCGCGGCTCAGCGGTTGTTGCTGGCCGGGTATTCCAGCGTCGCCCAGGCGTGTGCGGAATTTGCCGTGGGCCTGGGTTTCGAGGTGATTCTCTGCGATCCCCGGGATGAAGTGCTGAACGGTGTGGTGCTGGACGGCGTCGAAATTCGTCGCCAACTGCCGTCGGTGTTCATCGCTGATGGCGGCTGTCACAGCGATACGGCAGTGGTGGCGCTGACCCACGATCCGCGCATTGATGATTTGGCGATGATGGAAGCGGTGCGCACCGATGCGTTTTATATCGGTGTAATGGGGTCGATGCAAACGTCGCAAAAGCGCTTTGAGCGGTTGCGCCGGATTGGTGGGTTGGGGGATGCGGAATTGGCGCGGATACATGCACCGATTGGGTTGAACCTGGGGAGCAAGACCCCGGCGGAGATCGCCTTGGCAGTCTTGGCCGACATCCTGCGAATTCGCAGCGGCATCACCCGCGATCGCCTCTGA
- a CDS encoding NAD(P)/FAD-dependent oxidoreductase, with translation MANTPYPESYYAASANAVPPRPALQDDVETDVCVIGAGYTGLSSALFLLENGFKVTVLEAAKVGFGASGRNGGQIVNSYSRDIDVIERSVGPKQAQLLGQMAFEGGRIIRERVAKYNIQCDLKDGGVFAAITAKQMGHLESQKRLWERFGHTQLELLDQKRIREVVACDQYVGGMLDMSGGHIHPLNLALGEAAAVESLGGTIYEQSPAVRIERGANPVVHTPQGKVRAKFIIVAGNAYLGNLVPELAAKSMPCGTQVITTEPLGDALAKSLLPQDYCVEDCNYLLDYYRLTGDKRLVFGGGVVYGARDPANIEAIIRPKMLKAFPHLKDVKIDYAWTGNFLLTLSRLPQVGRLGDNIYYSQGCSGHGVTYTHLAGKVLAEALRGQAERFDAFADLPHYPFPGGQLLRTPFAALGAWYYGLRDKFGY, from the coding sequence ATGGCGAACACCCCCTACCCCGAGTCCTATTACGCTGCATCGGCCAATGCGGTGCCGCCGCGCCCGGCGTTGCAGGATGACGTAGAGACTGATGTCTGTGTGATTGGCGCCGGTTACACCGGTTTGTCCTCTGCCCTGTTTTTGCTGGAGAACGGTTTTAAGGTCACGGTGCTTGAGGCGGCCAAGGTGGGGTTTGGCGCGTCGGGGCGCAACGGTGGGCAGATCGTTAACAGTTATAGCCGCGACATTGATGTGATCGAGCGCAGTGTCGGGCCCAAGCAGGCGCAGTTGCTGGGGCAGATGGCGTTTGAGGGTGGGCGGATCATTCGTGAGCGGGTCGCCAAATATAATATCCAGTGCGATTTGAAGGACGGTGGTGTGTTCGCCGCGATCACGGCCAAGCAGATGGGGCATCTGGAATCGCAGAAGCGTCTGTGGGAGCGGTTCGGGCATACGCAGCTTGAGTTGCTGGATCAGAAGCGCATTCGTGAAGTGGTGGCGTGCGATCAGTATGTCGGCGGCATGCTCGACATGAGCGGCGGGCATATTCATCCGTTGAACCTGGCGCTAGGTGAAGCGGCGGCCGTGGAGTCGTTGGGCGGCACTATTTATGAGCAGTCGCCGGCGGTGCGCATCGAGCGCGGGGCGAATCCGGTGGTGCATACGCCGCAGGGTAAGGTTCGGGCCAAGTTCATTATCGTGGCGGGCAATGCTTACCTCGGCAATCTGGTGCCGGAGTTGGCGGCGAAGTCGATGCCGTGCGGGACTCAGGTGATTACCACTGAACCGTTGGGCGATGCGTTGGCCAAGAGTCTGTTGCCGCAGGATTACTGCGTTGAGGACTGCAATTACTTGCTCGATTATTACCGTCTGACCGGCGACAAGCGTTTGGTCTTCGGCGGTGGCGTGGTGTATGGCGCGCGGGATCCGGCGAACATCGAGGCGATTATTCGGCCGAAGATGCTCAAGGCGTTTCCGCATTTGAAAGACGTGAAGATCGATTACGCCTGGACCGGAAACTTCCTGCTGACCCTGTCGCGTCTGCCGCAGGTCGGACGGCTGGGGGACAACATTTACTATTCCCAGGGTTGCAGCGGGCATGGTGTGACGTACACGCATCTGGCGGGCAAAGTGCTGGCCGAGGCGTTGCGCGGGCAGGCTGAGCGCTTTGATGCGTTTGCGGATTTGCCGCATTACCCGTTTCCGGGTGGGCAATTGCTGCGCACGCCGTTTGCGGCGTTGGGTGCTTGGTATTACGGGTTGCGGGATAAGTTCGGGTACTGA
- the lepB gene encoding signal peptidase I produces the protein MQAVNPGKPSVAFLLGVVVSGWGLFYAGRPRLAAALIAVLWSFLLIGGWSGLFTSRRGLVVLVAMIIVTKCVSAFAGAWFARRRIKVHSKREHLFFLAAMVVSLWLLIQPSTRSRLLGFEGYRIQGNGMAPTLITGDAFVCDSRRSDYSLGDVVAYEREGNVEVKRIAATEGNSIEIVDGNVLLNGENFGPFHSGSPREKSYSQSFERTQIARGYVFVLGDNRDNSRDSRTDGPVALANVRCKTTHIIYSAAGRKTGTAIW, from the coding sequence ATGCAAGCTGTCAACCCTGGCAAACCTTCGGTGGCGTTTCTTCTGGGCGTTGTCGTTAGTGGCTGGGGTTTGTTCTATGCAGGTCGACCTCGACTGGCCGCAGCGCTCATTGCCGTGCTGTGGAGCTTCTTGCTGATAGGAGGATGGTCTGGGCTGTTTACCAGCCGGCGCGGCTTAGTTGTATTGGTCGCGATGATCATCGTGACGAAGTGCGTATCAGCCTTTGCCGGTGCCTGGTTTGCGCGTCGGCGTATCAAAGTGCACAGCAAGCGTGAGCATTTGTTCTTCCTTGCCGCGATGGTCGTCAGTCTTTGGTTGCTGATTCAACCCAGCACGCGCTCTCGGTTGCTCGGATTTGAAGGTTATCGCATTCAGGGGAATGGCATGGCGCCGACGCTGATAACGGGCGATGCGTTTGTTTGTGATAGCAGGCGTAGTGATTACTCTCTGGGCGATGTCGTGGCTTACGAGCGTGAGGGAAACGTTGAGGTCAAGCGTATCGCCGCCACCGAGGGAAACAGCATTGAGATTGTCGACGGCAACGTGCTGCTTAACGGAGAAAACTTTGGGCCGTTTCATTCGGGGTCGCCAAGGGAGAAAAGCTATTCGCAAAGCTTTGAGCGAACACAGATTGCGCGTGGGTATGTCTTCGTGTTGGGAGACAACCGCGACAATAGTCGTGACAGTCGAACCGATGGGCCAGTAGCGCTGGCTAATGTCCGCTGCAAAACCACCCACATCATTTACTCGGCTGCCGGTAGGAAAACCGGAACAGCGATCTGGTAG
- a CDS encoding c-type cytochrome, with protein MKHLLSRLALAVGLAAPVLLAHADDQVKRGEYLARAADCMACHTARGGAPFAGGLPIVSPFGTIYGTNITPSKEHGIGLYNDDEFFAALTEGKRRDGANLYPAMPYTSYHLMPREDSDAIHAYLKTVEPIERAAPVTSLSFPFNVRLGLMGWNMLYGKDVKLAPTEGKSEAFKRGEYMVEVLGHCGECHTPRGLPGAMQQDKRLTGGLLNGYLAPSLLATDLAARGWNQQDLSTFLKHGMSAQGTMFNEMFPVFHNSTQGLNDPDLAAMATYLLGDPAPAAKVLTEVPLDKMSPSAQRGRQDYLNVCAGCHAPNGEGKPHIAVAMRGNTTLRLEDPRNLLRVIEDGIGEQKFAGFERMQPMPGFADKLSHEQLTDLLNYLRQGWGGQSAELAVSDVQKLQADAPPAEHKAH; from the coding sequence ATGAAGCATTTACTGTCCCGCCTGGCGTTGGCGGTTGGTCTGGCTGCGCCGGTGTTGCTGGCTCACGCGGATGATCAGGTGAAGCGCGGCGAATACCTTGCGCGCGCCGCCGATTGCATGGCCTGCCACACCGCACGGGGTGGCGCGCCGTTTGCGGGTGGTTTGCCGATCGTCTCGCCGTTTGGAACGATCTACGGCACCAACATTACCCCGAGCAAAGAGCACGGCATCGGTCTGTACAACGACGACGAATTCTTCGCCGCACTCACCGAAGGCAAGCGTCGCGATGGCGCCAACCTGTACCCGGCGATGCCCTACACCTCGTATCACTTGATGCCGCGCGAAGATTCAGACGCGATTCATGCGTACCTGAAAACCGTCGAGCCGATCGAACGCGCGGCGCCGGTCACCAGCCTGAGCTTCCCGTTCAACGTGCGCCTGGGTTTGATGGGCTGGAACATGCTCTACGGCAAGGACGTGAAACTCGCGCCCACCGAGGGCAAAAGCGAAGCCTTCAAGCGCGGCGAGTACATGGTCGAGGTGCTCGGTCACTGCGGCGAATGCCACACGCCACGGGGTTTGCCCGGCGCCATGCAACAGGACAAGCGCCTGACCGGCGGCCTGCTCAACGGCTACTTGGCGCCGAGCCTGCTGGCCACTGATTTGGCCGCGCGCGGCTGGAATCAGCAGGACCTGAGCACCTTCCTCAAGCACGGGATGAGCGCCCAGGGCACGATGTTCAACGAGATGTTCCCGGTGTTCCACAACAGCACCCAAGGCCTCAATGACCCGGACCTGGCGGCGATGGCCACTTATCTGCTGGGCGATCCAGCCCCGGCGGCCAAAGTGCTGACCGAAGTGCCGCTGGACAAAATGAGCCCAAGCGCCCAACGCGGTCGTCAGGACTACCTGAACGTCTGCGCCGGTTGCCACGCGCCAAACGGCGAGGGCAAACCGCACATCGCCGTGGCCATGCGCGGCAACACCACGCTGCGCCTGGAAGATCCGCGCAACCTGCTGCGGGTGATAGAGGACGGCATCGGCGAACAGAAATTCGCCGGGTTCGAACGCATGCAGCCGATGCCGGGCTTTGCCGACAAACTCAGCCATGAGCAACTGACCGATCTGCTGAATTATTTGCGTCAGGGTTGGGGCGGTCAGTCTGCTGAGTTGGCGGTGAGCGATGTGCAGAAACTGCAAGCGGACGCACCGCCGGCCGAGCACAAGGCGCACTGA
- a CDS encoding type VI secretion system-associated protein TagO, with the protein MRILLSILLASIWSTGYAADDCTGINEDSKRLACYDMKYRPVSTVQQASSWEVRETVSKIDDSKTIVLHATSKEVVAKQYGGHDTADLYIRCAEGATSLYFVLADNFLADTEEYGQVTYRVDNQKARTYSFSSSTDNKALGQWGGQYAIPVVKHLFDAQQVVVRITPYNESPVTVTFPVTGLRQAIAPLQLACKWK; encoded by the coding sequence ATGAGAATCCTATTGTCAATCTTACTAGCTTCAATCTGGTCGACCGGTTACGCCGCTGACGATTGCACCGGTATCAATGAAGATAGCAAGCGTCTTGCGTGCTACGACATGAAATACCGCCCTGTCTCCACTGTGCAGCAAGCTTCGAGCTGGGAAGTGAGGGAGACAGTCTCAAAAATTGATGACAGCAAAACTATCGTTTTGCATGCAACCTCCAAAGAGGTGGTGGCGAAGCAATATGGCGGTCACGACACAGCTGACCTTTATATTCGTTGTGCCGAAGGGGCAACGTCGTTGTATTTCGTTTTGGCCGATAATTTTCTAGCTGATACAGAGGAGTACGGACAAGTGACCTACCGGGTCGATAATCAAAAAGCCCGGACGTACAGCTTTTCGTCCTCTACGGACAATAAGGCTCTTGGTCAATGGGGCGGTCAATACGCTATTCCCGTTGTTAAGCATTTATTTGACGCTCAGCAGGTAGTTGTCCGTATCACGCCCTATAACGAATCACCGGTAACGGTGACCTTTCCTGTTACTGGCCTGCGGCAAGCCATTGCCCCCCTGCAACTGGCATGTAAGTGGAAGTGA